TTGTAATTTTCATCTGACAAAAGAAAGTATCTATCTGTGCACTCCTTCTGTAGAGGATACATGTGACCTACTGCCACCATTTCCTATCATCCAAAAAAGCGACAGatcattctctctctccctctctctctctctctcactcactctcacacacacaaactGTTCCTTGCTATCCAGttctacaagaaaaaaaaaatggtttgttAACCTCAAAAGTAAAAGATAGAATATTTACTAGGGTTTGGAGTTTGTAAGTCAATAACCTCATTATATACAATTTACCGGTCAAATACTAAATTGATTGTCGAGTATATATGTTTGAGTGACGTTAAAAATGTCACAAATGTAAGTGGGTAATAGAATATAGTTTAGTATAAATccataaatataaatttttggaTTGAATGGTGTTCCAACAAGTATATAATGGTTTGACTGAAAAGCTTTTATAAGTGTCAATCTCTTTAACAAGTGGTATTAAGGCCGATATTAGTGTGCGGTATAGTAAAGCGGCATAAGTACAAAACAAGATTGAATCTCACACTAGAAAGATGTTACAAAATTCAAACCCATAAGATTAAGTTTTTGAGTTGAGCGATGTCTCAGATTTCATTAAAAGCCTTTTAAAAATGTCAATCCCTTAACACAAATTAATAAGTCAAGCATGTGAGTATGTTTAGATATGAACAGTACTTGGTAAGTGTGTAGACATTCCCAATTTGGATGTGTGGGCTTTGCCTCACCACTTTCAGATAGAAGAGTCTGATCCCAATGCATAGGAATATGCGAAATTAATTAAAGCCTCcatgaaattcaagaaaaaagtataaaatatttgaataggaCATTAACGGTTATATTACATGAGAAACTCCGTTGGCAGCATGTTTATGCTATGCACATGTTCTACATAAATTACTGCATAGATATGCAGGAAATTAAAGTATGCTCTGGCAGCATTAGAAGCTTAGTTGTGTCAGAGCAgggaaaaaaaaccaaagaagcTTTAGTTGCTTCACAAGGCATTCACTTTGTGCTTGAAAGCATAAATTCCCCATGAGAAAGCATGATAAACGATTCctcatatatatttcatatcagAAGAGAAGCATTCTACAAGTAATTACAGAAGGAAAGGCAGATGATGATGATATGCTTTCTCCACCAAGTAAAACCTCCATGAATACTACATCAACTCTGTGAAGTTgccaaacaaaaatatttaaggaGTTTCAAAGAAAATCTTAATTGCAGAGATCTGAAGTAACAGAAATTCCTGCCATGATGCCATCTTTGTGGTTGTAGTATGAAAATATCGGAGGCAGATATACATGCAGGGGTATCATAAATACAGTGTctgagatttttttattttttattttttaatgcaatGCACATGCTTATGAGATTGGTCAactgttaaaataataaaaaaattactttgatTAATAAATTGGCATTGTGATGGGGGGAGTTCCTTGTTCTATACATTCAGAACCAAGAATATACACATTTCCCTAAGGTATGTTTGGATTAACACCAATATATAAAGAACATTTAAGTGAGCAtgcagaagaaagaaaattgcttttatttttagtgaatGTTatttgctcaggaaaaaaagaaagtggcaGATcaaagaacaacataaaatttctATAACATAATTAGAATAGTCACAGCAATTTTCCATATGTGCCCTAAGGCGCACACTTACTAAAGTCGTAATATAGTATATTAATAAGAAATATGTGAATGCAATCCTCCCTTATAAAGAGCCTAAACATATCGGTAGGCTTAATTCCtgggaaaaggagaaaaacaaaTAGTGGGCGAAAAGTTcagtaattaattaacattcCCAAACTTAAAATAAATCATGATTTTTGGAAGAGTAAAAGCTTCTCAGTTCATTTCTTAATTATGAATTCACATATTATTACTATCTCATATGCATGGAGTTGTGCGATCCAACTTTAAAAGATTTAGCAACACCCATAACTGTGGATGCGACCTAACCAGCTAATGTTACTTAATGTACACTAAATATGGTAAACTTAGTGATGGCCACATCTTCACATAACCGTATTTTTAGTGTGGTGTGCTCCATCCTAACTTGGTATTGTGTTTCTTTAATTCTTAGGCCAAAcatcttaaaattttgggataaatgcaaaattattctATGTAGTTTGAGGTTTTAACAAATAACTCTCTAAgtattaaaaagtgattaaacaCTCtatgagatttaaaaaaaaaaaaaaaaaaaagtctttacAGTTAGAAAAGTTGataaaatttgttaatgtgtCATATCAATATCAATCAGAACATGACAAGTGGTCACTTacgtatatatattaaaaaccaAATGACAGTCAGGTGGCTCcaaaaatcttctcaaaacagACATGAGGAAGATGATTTTGTGGGGCCTTCATTTGCATTTTCTACTTTCAAATCGTGGTAAACAACCACTGAAAAATTGAATACAGTTTgcaaaatgaaacccaaaacaaaagcaAGTGAAGCGGGTCAAATAAAAGTGCATGggtgttttaaattttgggttTGAATTCAAGTTGAGCaggcttttaaaaaaaaggcaagcCTTTCTGAGCATCTTTGTTGGAAGAAAGCCTTTCTCTTTAGCTCTTTTTGGGCCACAAACCCTAACGACCATGTATACTAGTTGACTCAAGGCCAAATTCgtatcttcctcttttttttttctttttttcttttttttttaataatttttattttataattttatattattatttttttggggtgtaAAGTTAGTGCGATTTGGGatagaaggaaaagagagaTTTACAAAttaggataatttttttttttttttggtaaatgttATTTTGATGTGGGGCCgacatgaatttttttaaaaaaccgtGTTAATGGAAGGGAAAATGACCATCTCCATTTTAAAATccatctatttattttatttagtatattttaaaGGGTATTGCATTATCTCAAAAGGGTAGCTTAATTGGCTGTAAACTACGCTTCATGAAGTAGAtgttactagttcaaatccatctctccctctcttgtgtggacatgtcaaaaaaaaaaagaaaaaagtattgcatttaatgcattactatcattaaaacttttggataaTATTACCATTcaaaatggaggaaattgatggattttgaaatggagaggatccatttccCAATGGACGTGGATCAAGTCTATGTGAATATGATAAATAATAGAGATGCTAGCTAGGAgtgaatatttttcttatatttgtctaattttatcttacaaatcaatcattaaatttgtatattttatataagtaaGTGGTGAACCACAGaaatttaatctattaaatttgtaggataatatgagccaaatataaaaaacttattgatCCATAACATTTTCTAAATAATATAGCGTATGGGACATTGGCTGGCTTCTGAAAGGCCTTGACAAGACTCGTTAATAAATTATCGGACAAAATATAAACAGAGGgacaaaatctaataatgaaaTGTTCATAAGTACCATTTGCAGTACTTTTTTGAGAAAGCTTCACTTATTCATGAACTTTAATAGTTTTTACAATAActtttcaaaactttaaaaacttttaatatcGGGTATTCAAGtgtaaaaagtttgcaatgacATTCATACCATTaagttttgatttaaattagaTAGTAAAAGTAAAATGTTTCTTATACTCTTGTAAAATctaataaacatataaaattacccttaaattaaaaattacaaaaaaaaaaaaaaaggttcgtGTGAGTGGGGGGGTTTTGGGCCTTGGATTTCTTCTCATAGTGGTTGCTCGGTCCCTTGGGACTTGGGCCTGTCTTTAGCTGCCGACCAGACATCAAAATTCCAACTGCATCTCTCTCACAGTCCCCAGGCTCACTTCCTGTTGTTTTACACTTTCCCTTTCTGTCTCACTCTCCCCTCGAACAAACATACCACACTCTCTTCCCTCACTCCTTTTCACGCAAAGTGCAcgtttctctttctctgttcTTCAATTACTTTAAAGCCTCTCTCTGTGtatgtgttgtgttgtgtgtgtgtgtgtagaaACAAGCACAATCACAATGCCTGTTTTGGTTTCTCGTAGCTTAGCCTTGACGCTATCGTAGAATGTCTGTATGGGATTTAAtgaatgtgtgtgtgttgggtGAGCTAAAACAGAATCTGAAATGTCGGAGTGCATAGTACATTTTTTTAGTCTAAGCTGTTCAGCTCCTAATATCTGATTTCTAGGTCTTCATAGCTCTCAATTGAGGTATTCCTGTCTGTTACAGCTACTGATTACTCCAGGTGGTGTTTTTATTTGGTCTTGCATGTACATTTTGTGATCTGGGTCTCGCCCATTTGAGGCATTCTAGCATTCCAAACCTGTTTTCTTGTCATTTGTGTTTGAGTCATTTTGGGTTCTCCTAATTAAGAGTTGGGTCTGCTCTAACGGATGTTGTTGAATTTTGATTGTTCGATTGGTTTTTCTTTCTGTGTGGGTTTTGATTGTGAGTGTTATTTGGGGCATTTTGATGTTCTTGGGTATGGAGGAATATGCTAAACCAGCTTTGAGTGGTGGTGATTGGTGGAATGTGATGCTTCTGAGATATGGGAGTTAGCTTAGGGATTTGAGAGATGGGATTAGGTCCTGATGCTATTGAGGTTGGGGCTTGGGACGTGGAAAAATCGaagggaaggaagaagaaagatggaGAAGCTGAGGGGACAGGATGTTGGATTAAGTTTAGGTTCATTGGGAGCTGCATGTCTTCAAGGTCCAGCGTGGATAGCTCTATAAGTGGTACTAGCACGCAATACggtataattttatttgtttctaaaCCATTATTTTATGTCTACTTTGTTTCCTTACAATGTCAGTCTTGTTATCTGGTTTACGTAGTTAGAGAATTGGTTGATCTTTCACTATAGTTTGTTATGATCATATCAAAGGCCTTTTTTGGTGCCTGTAGATATTGAAGTGTATATTATGTTTGATTCTGTTATTTTCTTTGACGTGCATATTATGTTATGCACATTTAGGATATTGATACCCATTTGTAATGTACTAAATTTTTTCCTATGAGAACCTATCATGTCATGATCATTTTCCATTTGCTGGCCGATGGATACTGACTTTATTAAGTGCACAATTACCTTTTTTCTGTTAATACTGTTGGTTGATGCCATTAATATAGCTAGTAGATACTTGCAAGTTTGGTGATATCTTACTAAATTAAGAAGGGCTAGGAACTTACAAAAATATGAActcattgtgttttttttttttttcatctctgaGAAATGATTAGTTGATGGTTGTCGGTTTGTTGTTTCTTACTTAATCAAGAAACGCTAGGAACTTACAAAGAGTCAACCACATGGAGTTGTTCGTGTTTATGATTTTTTTCGCCATctcttttttaaagaaaatataattggTTAGAATGTAATGGCCCATGTTTTCTAGCCCATTATCTTAACTATTGGTACGAGAAAATGTATCGATTTGGATCAATTAACGAAAGTATGGTTTCTATAGGTCATTGGCCAACACTGCCATTAAACATATTACAAGATGCTGAAACTGTCAAATGTATACTAGCATGTTTGGCCATAATCCCAAACTTTGATCTGTTTTAGCTTCAACTACCATGCTGGGTTGATGACTTCTCCCAAGAATCCTAGATATAGAGCTGTAACATGCTTGTTTTTTAGTGTActtcatatataatatatctcTATCAGTTTTTGTGGAAAGAATTATCAGGAGTTGTTGTCAGTAGTCAAGCAAAAGAGTGGTGCCTGTAATCAATTGTAAATTATATTGCTTGAGCCTTAATCCATCTCACATATTTAGATATTTAAGAAAGTGATAACTTTTTATCTGATTGTGTCGAACATTCTTACATATTGCTGACCCATGTGAACAGTTCTGAAGTGTTGGCAAGTGTTTAACATGCTTGTGTTGGGTGGCAAGTGTTCTATCATTGGGCTCTAATTATGTGTTACTgatcagaaaaagaaagaaactagtTATAGATATGTAAACATCCCAATGTATGATCATCTTTGGTGGTAATTGAATTTTAGAATGATATGATCATAAATTCAGATGCACATGGTGAAAACAACCAAACCGTGAGCAAAGTATGAGATTTAACAAAGCCTTGCCCTGCTTTATGGGATTTGATGGATTAAATAACTTCTTAATTATTGTGAAGTAAAATTTGGCTTCACTTTGATCCTttgatatgtttaattaatCTGGTTTTTAATATAGTTGAACCTAAAACCTGTTATTTAGCTTTTGAAAGATTTAGTTGGACCTAATATCCGTGATCAGGCTGCTAGTCATGCTTTGTGTGTTGTTTATAACTGCACAATGTTGGTGGTTTACCTTAAAAATAGGTCAATATAGGTTCCATTTACAGTACATAACTacctatacatatatatgtgtgcatATAGAGGCAGGTCTCCTTGTTTATTCTTCGAGCCTATATGAGGAACTGCAGATGCTTTTATATATGGCTTTGCTGGTTATAGTTGAATTTGGTTTGATGATTGTGTGATTTTTGTGTGAATCAGGTGAAAGTAAATCTACAAACGATTCAAGCCGAGACCAACCAGTTGCTCCAGTTGTGTCATCTTCAACAACTAGCAATGCAGAAAGTATTCTGTCCACTCCCAACATAAGTGAGGAATTGAAAGTTGCTTCTCAACTTCGAAAATTCACTTTTAATGAGCTTAAGTCAGCAACGAGGAGTTTTAGACCTGAGAGTCTTCTTGGAGAGGGTGGGTTTGGTTGTGTATTCAAGGGTTGGATCAATGAAAATGGAACTGCCCCAGTGAAACCTGGAACAGGGCTTACAGTTGCAGTAAAGACCCTCAACCACGATGGACTTCAAGGTCATAAAGAATGGCTGGTAAGAGAATTAATtaccaatttaatttcttttgtttgctCTAATTATTAAGTTGAGATTGGAGCTGCTTTCACTTCTGTGACTCATAGGTACTTTTGTTTCCTTTCCACATGGCAGGCTGAAGTTAATTATCTTGGTGACCTCCTCCACCCTAATTTGGTTAAATTAATTGGTTATTGCATTGAGGATGATCAGAGGTTACTTGTCTATGAGTTTATGCCTCGAGGAAGCTTGGAGAATCACCTTTTTAGAAGTATGAATTTTGGTTCACATTCTGGAATTTCCTATCCTTCTTGCATGTGTTTAACTTTATGGTCTTTCTATTgttaaagtataaattttttaaagataacTATCGGATGTCTGGATTTGCTGAATGGAATTTCAAAGGAGAATTTCATGgtttttattctatttattctattttttaaaaattggctaATTATGTAATCCGGTGTTTTTCCCTTAAAAGATGACATTTACTTATTCTTGTTCTTTCTGATCCTGTTGAtaacttgattttatttttttccttgctACCTGGTAAGTGGTCCTGGAGAGTTAATGTTGTTTGAAGCTGTTCTTGACTTGAAGCTTCAAGTTTCAGTGCCTTCCtgtgggaaagaaaaaaaatttaacatataaaATGTGTATGGAAAAGCAATGAATTGATGTATACGATTTTTAAGGCATTAGTGTGTGTATGCTCGCGTGTAATGTAATTTAAAGTCATATTTGGTCTGTATGTGTGTTCTTTCTCCAAGAGAGCCCGGGGATAGAATGTTATTCCCTATCATTTGTCTTCAACAGTTCAATGAATGAAGATTTAGGGAAATAATACTTCATATATTATCATATTCGTTATGATAATTTGTGTGGAAAATACTGTCCAAACACCACCTAATTATATCTATTGAGTGGATAGTGCAATTTAGTAACCACATGAAAATGTTCCAGTAGgcaatttcatttcttttctctgGTAATAATTATGTTATACACTGCAGGGCCTCTGCCTCTTCCTTGGTCCACCAGAATGAAAATTGCACTTGGTGCTGCAAAGGGTCTTGCCTTTCTTCATGAGGAAGCTGAAAAGCCAGTTATATATCGAGACTTTAAAACATCTAATATCCTGTTAGATGCGGTGTGTAgctatttgttttcttttcttattttaaatagttccATTTGTGCTTCAAATTATgcgaaaaatatatatgtttgttcatacaCATTACCTAGATCTTGCTATTCCAGGACTACAATGCAAAGCTTTCTGATTTTGGACTTGCCAAAGATGGTCCAGAGGGAGATAAAACTCATGTATCTACCCGAGTGATGGGAACTTATGGTTATGCAGCCCCCGAGTACGTGATGACAGGTTAGTATGgttaaattgtgtttatcatatttttctGCATTATgtcatataattttatttttttaatatgattatgTGCTGCTACTAGATTAGCATTCATTGTCCTAGGTCAAATTCTTACAGGTGATCCAGGAATCCGCCTTTGATTTTTTCAACCGATGTTTCGATATAGAAAGATctccttttttcccttttaacaTAATCTGGTACTTGATAACATCGTTACATTTTCCTTACACACTCAGTGGCGGAGTCAGACATTTTCCTTTTGAGTGGCCCATATAGTGTTTCCTTGTGGAATGATATTACCAAAAGTTGGTACAATTTATATGTTAATTCacttaaaaaaagtaaaactcaatatttttttttttcaatatatatatgcatataaaaatcaattttctttcaatatatatatgtatataggcGCGCACACATTCTCAATGATTAAAAAGAGTGTATTAAAGTTTTAATGCAATTTAGCTGCCTGCCACTTGTATAATTACTGTACCTTCAAAAGATTTTGGAAATTAATGTCCTTAATTTTGAAAGAGATCGAGAACAGAAGAATTTGATTTGAAGGGATGAATGATGACGTAGACTATACAAGTATGGATACATAAAAATGTTAGTAGCTAACACTAAATCAAGTGCTAAAAGTCTTTAGTTGGACCTAATTAGTGGTTTTTAAGGAATCTATCTGAAGCACCAATGCCTAATACTATCTATCTTGTCTAGGACATCTTACATCAAAAAGTGATGTCTACAGCTTTGGAGTGGTTTTGCTTGAAATGTTGACGGGCCGAAGATCCATGGACAAAAACCAACCGAATGGGGAGCATAACGTAGTTGAATGGGCACGGCCACATCTTGCAGAGAGGCGAAGGTTCTATCGACTTCTAGATCCTCGGCTTGAAGGTCGGTTCTCAATCAAAGGCGCTCAGAAAGCACTTCAGTTAGCTGCCCACTGCCTTAGCCGCGACCCTAAAGCCAGACCTCTGATGAGTGAAGTTGTTGAAGTACTAATACCTCTGCCCGACCTCAAGGACATGGCTTCTTCTTCATCCTACTTTCAGGCTATGCAAGCAGAGCGTATGGGGTCATACCCAAATGCTAGAAATGGCATTAGAATTCAGACGGGGTTATCAAGGAATAGACAACCAACCAGGAGTCTCTCCATACCAAATGCTCTGCATGCTTCTCCATACCACCATAACCATCTTTACCGGTCACCCAAACCTAGTGTTTGAAAACCGTAACATTGAGCACTGTATTATCTCTTTGATACCcattttgtattcttttcttAATATGCCATCTTTTAGAAGATGCAGTAATCTTGGCAATCAAAGAAATTTGGGGGAGGGTTTGATAGGTGGCAGTTTGGCTTTGGCTTTGTCATCAGATTTGGATAATGGAGTATTTCTTTTTGATACATAATTGGTGGAGATTGGAGAAGCCCTGGAGAGAATCATGAATTATGCCTCACTTATGTGGTCTGTAATCTATTTTGAGCATTACAATTTAGTCAGGAGTATTTCCCAGAAATTGATCTTAGCCAAAGGCAGAGAAAGGTACACACTCAGGCTACCACAATTCCTTTTCACTGCTTACGTTGAATGTGAATTTGGTGCACCTTCAATTAATCTTCGGGACAGGTGGTGAATAATTCTCATCTTACTTTAAGCACCCTATTTAAGCCGTTGATTGATTACTTCAACAAGCATACATTCTAGTGCGGTCGGTTCTCCATGTGAAGCTATTATTGCAAAATGCATGCATGGTTCAGAAGAAATGAAGAGATGCAAATTGTCGTTTCGACATGATATATGGCCTCGATTGGCAATGTTATTGCATTGACACTGGGCAATGCAATAACAGGGCGCtttttctatcttctttttttattttttatttcctagGAGATGTGGAATTTAGAATTCAGTTTTTGGTTGTATGCTTTTTTATTGATTCGATGTTGATAGCGAAATCTTCAACATTCGACTGCAATAGGTTATCATCACGTTGGATAAATGAATCGATAAGAATTAAGATACTCTAAAGCCTATCCTCATATTCGGATGTAATTTTTTGGCATGCTTAGCCACTGCAAATCTTTGTTGAAGCACATTAATtctttgtatatattatatatattgctttattgcatttattattttatttttaatcaggtacatgatatatatgtatCATATGTATGtaacatgataaaaaaaaagggtaaagccaataaagttatataatttttatagcATTATAATTGTCATacataacattttttattcatacaagctcatcaaacaatatattatatgataCTCAACCTAACAACAAGCACTTCATAATTGAGCTTCATCCTCCGATCCGACCATATGCATTTCTTGGTTTTTTAGCTGCCACAATGAAAATGCATGCAAAGCCTTGGCTATTGGCTTCTTTCGAGAAAGAAATTCTTAAGACACACATTTCATTATAGGCCGAGAGTTTGGTTTGGCGTGTAGACATGCAAATGCTACTGTAGCGATAGGAAAAATATCCTGTGCAACTAGATAAGTTGGAGGTGGCAGACGTTAATCTAATATTTTATGTAACATCACATTTTGAGAAGACGATGATGATAATGAAGTGAAGAGTTCCATTGGATGTCTTCCCATTAATATTTCCAATGCCACtactccaaagctataaacgtCGCATTTTTTAGTAACTTTTATGGTATAGGCTAActttgcatataaaaaaaaaaattaaaaattaaaactattacAAATGTAAAAAcctttatttccctttttccttttatcttttatcttaacgatcttttttttttttttttttggtatatttttcAATGAAACAAAGTTGTCCATTGcataaaaatttcatattgaaAGTGGTTGTTTACGATCATGCGTGAATAGATTCAAATAGTAAATGAAAAGGTAACCCTACTAGCTTAAATATTGGGGAAGATATTTGTTCTACATATATGACTAGTTTTATGTTCTAGAATAATAGATAatgttaaataaataatgatatcAATTATAGCAAGAAAATAATGGTTTACATGAAGCAATATAACCATAAGTGCCTGCAACTAATGTTTGATTGGAGGAATCCAGATCAAGAAGTTTAACTGTGCCAAAGTCAGAAACAAAAGCCTCTAGTTTATTGTTCAATAGAATATTGTTGCTGGATATATCTCAATGAACAATTGCAGGGATGCACTCATGATGCATGTAAGATAAGGCGTGTGCTGTTCCTTTGATGATGTTTACCCTCTTGCTCCAATCTAATTCCACAACTTCAATGTCATTATTTAGGACACAAAACAGACTTCCCCTTTCCTTGTACTCATAAACCAAAAACATGCTTCACTTATGTAAACAAAACCCATAAAGCTTTATAATGTTTCGATGCCTGATCTATGTTAACACCTTTATCTCGTTCTTGAAACTCTTATCGAAAGTTGGATTCTCAGCTTCTAAGCGATGAAGTTTTTTCAAGGCAACTATTTTGCCACTAGATAGTTTTGCTTTGTAGACACTACCATAACCACCTGTCGCAATACAGTATTTTATATCAAAATCCTCGGTTGCTTGAATGATATCTTTATATGCAATATTTCCATCATAATTCCATATCGAGAACAAGTTCCCATTCTTTCTCTGTGTTGACATAGATTGGGTTTTGTTGATCATGTGTTGAGACAGGAATAAACAAAAACCCCCCAAGGACTAAGAATCCAAGGAAAATGCTGATGGGTGCAACGATTTTTACTTTGGGTACAATTGTTTTGTTACTGGTTGAGGCGGAAAGTACTGGAAGGGAAGGAGGGAAATGTGGCGGGCAAGGAGGAAAACCCACGAAGTCACCACATAAGTCGTTGTTGCCAATTAATGAGTCAGATGTATGATTTTGATAACCGTTTGGTATTTGAGCCTCCAGAGAATTGTATGATAAGTTGATATGTGCTACAAAAGTGAAAGGACGGGGTACTTTTCCAGAAAGATTATTATAGCTAAGATCCAAGACCGCTACAAGTGCTAAACCCCCAACTTCAAAATGTATTTGCCCACTAATAAAGTTATGACTAAGGTTTATAGTAGACAACGAATAAAGATTTCTGATCTGATAGGGGATGCTTCCACTTAAGGAGTTGTCGCTCAATATCAAGTGCTCCAACGAAGAGCAACTGGTTAGCCGAGTTGGAATTGAACCATTGAAATTGTTAGATTCGAGAATTAGATGGGCCATCTTCTTCAAATTCGCTATTTCTCCTGGGACAGAACCATTAAGGCTGTTATTCTCAAGGTGCAAGTGAACCAAATTCTCCATATTGCCTATTTCTAAAGGAATGGAACCATCGATTCGATTGTTACTAAGGAACAAATATTCCAAATTAGTTAAATGGCCCAGAGTAGAAGGGATTTGACCACTAAGGTAGTTATTGTCGAGGTGCAAGTAAATCAAATTCTCCATATTGCCTATTTATGGGGGAATAGAACCATCGATTCGGTTGTTACTAAGGGACAAATATTTCAAATGAGTTAAATGACCCAGAGTAGAAGGGATTTGACCACTAAGGCTGTTATTCCCGAGGTGCAAGTAAATCAAATTCTCCATATTGCCTATTTCTGGGGGAATGGAACCATCGATTCGATTGTTACTAAGCGACAAATATTCCAAATGAGT
This window of the Corylus avellana chromosome ca5, CavTom2PMs-1.0 genome carries:
- the LOC132183248 gene encoding serine/threonine-protein kinase PBL34-like; translated protein: MGLGPDAIEVGAWDVEKSKGRKKKDGEAEGTGCWIKFRFIGSCMSSRSSVDSSISGTSTQYGESKSTNDSSRDQPVAPVVSSSTTSNAESILSTPNISEELKVASQLRKFTFNELKSATRSFRPESLLGEGGFGCVFKGWINENGTAPVKPGTGLTVAVKTLNHDGLQGHKEWLAEVNYLGDLLHPNLVKLIGYCIEDDQRLLVYEFMPRGSLENHLFRRPLPLPWSTRMKIALGAAKGLAFLHEEAEKPVIYRDFKTSNILLDADYNAKLSDFGLAKDGPEGDKTHVSTRVMGTYGYAAPEYVMTGHLTSKSDVYSFGVVLLEMLTGRRSMDKNQPNGEHNVVEWARPHLAERRRFYRLLDPRLEGRFSIKGAQKALQLAAHCLSRDPKARPLMSEVVEVLIPLPDLKDMASSSSYFQAMQAERMGSYPNARNGIRIQTGLSRNRQPTRSLSIPNALHASPYHHNHLYRSPKPSV